A part of Arachis hypogaea cultivar Tifrunner chromosome 12, arahy.Tifrunner.gnm2.J5K5, whole genome shotgun sequence genomic DNA contains:
- the LOC140176667 gene encoding secreted RxLR effector protein 161-like gives MTCTRPDIAYAVGRLSRYTSNPSKDHWHAVQRILKYLKDTINYTLLYSGEPSVLEGYTDASWISYTEDHASISGWIFTLGRGAVSWGSKKQTCITDSNMAAEFVALAAASKEAEWLRDLLHEISVWPKPMAPISIHCDSQATLSKAYSQVYNRKSMHIGVRHSNIKNLIGNGVISINFIRSEQNLADPLTKGLTRDLVFKTSKGMGLKSVF, from the coding sequence ATGACCTGTACTAGACCAGATATAGCATATGCTGTAGGTCGCTTAAGTCGGTATACAAGCAATCCAAGTAAAGACCATTGGCATGCTGTCCaaagaatattaaaatatttgaaagataCAATAAACTATACTTTGTTGTATAGTGGTGAACCTTCTGTTTTAGAAGGATATACAGATGCCAGTTGGATAAGCTATACAGAGGATCATGCATCAATAAGTGGTTGGATCTTTACCCTTGGTAGGGGTGCTGTTTCTTGGGGATCCAAGAAACAAACTTGCATAACGGACTCTAACATGGCTGCAGAATTTGTTGCTTTGGCAGCAGCAAGCAAGGAAGCTGAATGGCTTAGAGATTTATTACATGAAATTTCAGTTTGGCCAAAACCAATGGCACCAATCTCTATACATTGTGATAGCCAAGCAACATTATCAAAGGCTTATAGCCAAGTTTATAATAGAAAATCTATGCACATTGGAGTAAGACATAGCAATATTAAAAACCTTATTGGTAATGGAGTTatatctataaattttataagGTCAGAACAAAATCTTGCAGATCCTTTGACGAAAGGATTGACAAGGGATTTGGTGTTTAAAACATCAAAAGGGATGGGACTAAAATCCGTATTTTAA